One Phycisphaeraceae bacterium genomic window carries:
- a CDS encoding TMEM165/GDT1 family protein, with protein MSIPAQQNPREKRARHAWLSVFLGAALAMGIFAGPWLSRVRAEPHAHGAGARFSAPERAPSALLGLRAGDTALAIDRRPKTGGGDPDDHPDSAADRYDMVAPTRSSVQRDRLSSWTLPRVATLGPARTRGPPLGA; from the coding sequence ATGAGCATCCCCGCTCAACAGAACCCCCGCGAGAAGCGCGCCCGTCACGCGTGGCTGTCGGTCTTCCTGGGCGCCGCGCTGGCGATGGGGATCTTCGCCGGGCCCTGGCTTTCGCGCGTTCGCGCCGAGCCGCACGCGCACGGCGCCGGCGCACGGTTCTCCGCCCCCGAACGCGCTCCCTCCGCGCTGCTCGGGCTGCGCGCCGGTGATACGGCCCTCGCCATCGACCGCCGCCCCAAGACCGGCGGCGGCGACCCCGACGATCACCCGGACAGCGCCGCCGACCGCTACGACATGGTCGCACCGACGCGATCGAGCGTGCAGCGCGACCGGCTGTCGTCGTGGACGCTCCCACGCGTCGCCACGCTCGGGCCCGCGCGCACCCGCGGCCCGCCGCTGGGCGCCTGA